A genomic stretch from Lentisphaerota bacterium includes:
- a CDS encoding sulfite exporter TauE/SafE family protein, with product KGGMPGVSILAIPLVASVIPGKAASGLILGDLFALAHWHRSASWRDLRRALPWAVAGIVAGTALIGRIDDSLMRPIIGWIVLLILLLHVYRLYRAPRNPVADHPEHPLRRRALAACMGTLGGFTTMLANAAGPVMTLHFLARRLPKETFLGTSAWFFFIVNWIKVPFMLYLQMITLPSLKVNLILTPALVIGVATGVFIVRHINQQAFDRIVILLTTLACVRLLL from the coding sequence AAGGGCGGGATGCCGGGGGTCTCGATCCTCGCCATCCCTCTGGTCGCCAGTGTCATCCCGGGCAAGGCCGCGAGCGGGCTGATCCTGGGCGACCTGTTTGCGCTGGCGCACTGGCATCGCTCGGCGAGTTGGCGCGACCTGCGGCGCGCCCTGCCGTGGGCGGTGGCTGGCATTGTCGCGGGAACCGCGCTCATCGGACGGATCGATGACAGCCTCATGCGCCCGATCATCGGCTGGATCGTTCTCTTGATTCTGCTGCTGCACGTCTACCGCCTCTACCGGGCACCCCGTAATCCCGTCGCCGATCACCCCGAACACCCGCTGCGGAGACGGGCGCTAGCCGCCTGCATGGGCACGTTGGGCGGCTTCACCACCATGCTGGCTAACGCCGCCGGCCCCGTGATGACCCTGCACTTCCTCGCGCGCCGCCTGCCCAAAGAGACCTTCCTCGGCACCAGCGCCTGGTTCTTCTTCATCGTCAACTGGATCAAAGTGCCGTTCATGCTCTATCTCCAGATGATCACCCTGCCCAGCCTGAAGGTGAACCTGATCCTGACTCCCGCCCTCGTGATCGGCGTTGCGACGGGCGTCTTCATCGTGCGCCACATCAATCAACAGGCCTTCGACCGTATCGTCATCCTCCTCACCACCCTCGCCTGCGTGCGCCTGCTACTGTAA
- a CDS encoding helix-turn-helix transcriptional regulator, producing the protein MERLSPELAGRLRDARRVKGLSQCALAHEAGCTQSAVSMMELGRPDAVSRETLRKIGVLLDVEVGESDTARPAGGAFTATGGRVCCPQAECPSNVPFAVAGSVVFLPGPQPAGRAGGYCGFCGEVLLTACPVCARPLGSGGHCRDCGAAYVNPPAAPGLTPDVWAAERRKEIGEWRALL; encoded by the coding sequence ATGGAACGTTTATCTCCAGAACTGGCGGGGCGGCTGCGGGATGCGCGGCGGGTGAAGGGCCTATCGCAGTGTGCGTTGGCCCATGAAGCCGGCTGCACGCAATCTGCCGTAAGCATGATGGAGCTGGGGCGGCCGGACGCTGTTTCACGCGAGACGTTGCGGAAGATTGGGGTATTGCTGGATGTTGAAGTGGGCGAGTCGGACACCGCACGGCCTGCGGGAGGGGCCTTCACGGCGACCGGCGGGCGCGTCTGCTGTCCACAGGCCGAGTGTCCGTCCAATGTCCCGTTTGCGGTCGCCGGGTCGGTTGTGTTCCTGCCGGGGCCGCAGCCTGCGGGGCGCGCGGGGGGGTATTGCGGCTTCTGCGGCGAAGTGTTGCTGACGGCCTGTCCGGTCTGCGCGCGTCCGCTGGGCTCAGGCGGCCACTGCCGAGACTGCGGCGCGGCCTATGTGAATCCACCGGCCGCGCCCGGTTTGACGCCCGACGTTTGGGCCGCTGAACGCCGCAAGGAGATCGGCGAGTGGCGCGCGTTGCTGTGA
- a CDS encoding DUF4159 domain-containing protein: protein MSTRRHKLFTWPPLLCLLMSLAAWMCGLLSLELQDRYFLWSVRNADVAVVFGYEGVDRLILFTSLVACLTATLLLLAAGIGIFLRNRTTLSLYRKACLLFYALALMCGMVAHQATGVVMTKGLSLDGKKATAYDVFMWRWDLLLPVLLASAAIAVLYLLAWRRAAIRQWLGNDETEPATGDLFLENLRTHGSDPRYRKSLWTSAHFHIFVIFILPWLLTLVPGCVNPYRIKKGSGDPAVATKIVVVKVKKPPKRPIINKYSPITFNFPKLDESPVAEEVEKQSRSTYETNVSRVHSKGGKMGVGGGNTGGWPDGMDEGLVRFIRLKYDGSGWDDGMDSATRADLNFLDYFRQLTGFKTSTKTEAHAIALLARYPKGYAPPFVYMTGDRGIRASEREIRILREYIENGGMLFADCGSPAWDRSFREFMGRVFPGEKLLNIADDDVIFQLPFGFVHGAPPLWHHGGRRALGIKFKGRWGVFYHPGDINDAWKNNRGGLSAQAADGALEMGVNIIYYSFTNYLNLTKKLRKQ from the coding sequence ATGTCCACCAGACGACATAAGTTGTTCACATGGCCCCCGCTGCTGTGTCTCTTGATGAGCCTGGCAGCGTGGATGTGCGGGTTGTTGTCTCTGGAACTTCAGGATCGTTATTTCCTGTGGAGCGTCCGAAATGCGGATGTCGCGGTGGTGTTTGGTTACGAGGGCGTGGACCGCCTGATCCTGTTCACCTCGCTGGTCGCGTGTCTGACGGCGACGCTGCTGCTGCTGGCGGCGGGCATCGGCATTTTCCTCCGCAACCGGACCACGCTCAGTCTCTACCGAAAGGCCTGCCTGCTCTTCTACGCACTGGCGTTGATGTGCGGGATGGTCGCGCATCAGGCGACCGGCGTCGTGATGACGAAAGGGTTGAGCCTCGACGGGAAGAAGGCCACTGCGTATGACGTGTTCATGTGGCGATGGGATCTCCTCTTGCCGGTGCTGCTCGCGAGCGCGGCGATCGCCGTCTTGTATCTTCTCGCGTGGCGGCGCGCGGCGATCCGCCAGTGGCTCGGGAACGACGAGACCGAACCGGCCACGGGGGATCTTTTCCTCGAAAATCTCCGCACCCATGGCAGCGACCCGCGCTATCGCAAGAGCCTGTGGACGAGCGCCCACTTCCACATCTTCGTCATTTTCATCCTGCCCTGGCTCTTGACACTCGTTCCCGGTTGCGTCAACCCCTACCGCATCAAGAAAGGGAGCGGGGACCCCGCCGTCGCCACAAAAATTGTGGTGGTCAAAGTCAAGAAACCCCCAAAACGACCGATCATTAACAAATACTCCCCGATCACGTTCAACTTTCCGAAGCTGGACGAGTCCCCGGTCGCCGAAGAGGTCGAGAAACAGTCTCGCTCGACCTACGAAACCAACGTCAGCCGCGTTCACTCAAAAGGGGGCAAGATGGGTGTGGGCGGCGGTAACACGGGCGGCTGGCCTGACGGCATGGACGAGGGTCTCGTGCGCTTCATCCGGCTCAAATACGACGGCTCAGGTTGGGATGACGGGATGGATTCCGCGACGCGGGCAGACCTGAATTTCCTGGACTACTTCCGTCAACTGACCGGCTTCAAGACCTCGACCAAGACCGAGGCCCACGCCATTGCCTTGCTCGCCCGCTATCCCAAGGGTTATGCGCCGCCCTTCGTCTACATGACCGGCGATCGTGGAATCCGGGCCTCAGAGCGCGAGATCAGGATCCTGCGTGAGTATATCGAGAACGGGGGCATGCTGTTTGCCGATTGCGGAAGTCCGGCATGGGACCGGAGTTTCCGCGAGTTCATGGGGCGGGTCTTCCCCGGCGAGAAGTTGCTGAACATCGCCGACGATGACGTGATCTTCCAGCTTCCGTTTGGTTTTGTGCACGGTGCGCCGCCCCTGTGGCATCACGGCGGCAGGCGGGCGCTGGGTATCAAGTTCAAAGGCCGCTGGGGGGTCTTCTACCATCCAGGCGATATCAATGACGCCTGGAAGAACAACCGCGGCGGCTTGTCCGCCCAGGCGGCCGATGGCGCGCTGGAGATGGGTGTGAACATCATTTATTACTCGTTTACCAACTACCTTAATCTCACGAAGAAGCTGCGTAAACAATGA
- a CDS encoding biopolymer transporter ExbD, giving the protein MKLRRRKKMGIAVPTTSMGDIAFLLIIFFMVCSNFAKESKIKFKPVDAEGLKAVENAKISVVIDEESSLFLDGQLVNDVPTFKLLMEQALANKATPKSRMVLFKCDRYASKRVFEPVLDAIASAGGIIVAVGEKRKSE; this is encoded by the coding sequence GTGAAACTGCGCCGCAGAAAGAAGATGGGCATCGCGGTGCCCACCACAAGCATGGGCGATATCGCCTTCTTGCTGATTATCTTCTTCATGGTGTGCAGCAACTTCGCCAAAGAGAGCAAGATCAAGTTCAAGCCCGTGGATGCCGAGGGTCTCAAAGCCGTCGAGAATGCCAAAATATCGGTGGTGATCGATGAGGAGAGCTCCCTCTTCCTTGATGGGCAGTTGGTCAACGACGTCCCGACCTTCAAGCTGTTGATGGAACAGGCATTGGCCAACAAAGCCACCCCGAAATCGCGGATGGTCCTGTTCAAGTGCGACCGCTATGCCTCCAAACGGGTCTTCGAGCCGGTGCTCGATGCCATCGCCAGTGCCGGGGGCATCATTGTGGCTGTGGGTGAAAAACGCAAGAGCGAGTGA
- a CDS encoding biopolymer transporter ExbD, whose protein sequence is MWLRHRRKQKRGRAMSFKSFRKRRPDGGVPTDSFSDIAFLLIIFFIVTTSLKRVVGFETELPASKEAEKKTEEKTPTVTLKANQITFLEAEVSMEAFKEKLADMKLAERKDDAKVILMDATMETDYQNYYEVMAAISEAGGVVGIMTETK, encoded by the coding sequence ATGTGGCTTCGCCACAGGCGTAAGCAGAAGAGGGGCCGCGCGATGTCATTCAAGTCATTCAGAAAGCGAAGGCCGGACGGCGGTGTCCCGACCGATTCGTTCTCGGACATTGCGTTTCTGCTCATCATTTTCTTTATTGTCACGACATCTCTCAAGCGCGTCGTGGGGTTTGAAACCGAGCTTCCCGCCAGCAAGGAAGCGGAGAAAAAGACCGAGGAGAAGACACCGACGGTCACGCTGAAGGCGAACCAGATCACGTTCCTGGAAGCGGAGGTCTCGATGGAGGCGTTCAAGGAGAAGCTGGCCGACATGAAGCTCGCCGAGCGGAAGGATGACGCCAAGGTCATCTTGATGGATGCAACGATGGAGACCGATTATCAAAACTACTACGAGGTCATGGCGGCCATTTCCGAGGCCGGCGGGGTGGTCGGCATCATGACGGAGACGAAATAA
- a CDS encoding MotA/TolQ/ExbB proton channel family protein, giving the protein MLKTLIEGGPLMIILMAESVLAIAIALDRWMAFRANSRVDVRTLRAKVQKQMLAGKYDDAMAVCLTTPGPVSAVMAAGLQSYIRHRVVTSNGETLRAIMQDAMADYARMAMSMVEKRLNVLSFIGTSAPLFGMTGTVTGMIRSFAAIAAAGDVDATVVASGISEALITTAAGLLIAMMAVIPHHYYMGCSESIEIEAAEAGSEILDHVSLTHHVASPQA; this is encoded by the coding sequence ATGTTAAAGACATTGATTGAAGGCGGACCGTTGATGATCATTCTGATGGCCGAAAGCGTGCTGGCGATTGCCATCGCGCTGGATCGGTGGATGGCCTTCCGCGCCAACAGCCGCGTCGATGTCCGGACGCTCAGGGCCAAGGTGCAGAAGCAGATGCTCGCGGGGAAGTATGACGACGCGATGGCGGTCTGCCTCACGACGCCGGGTCCGGTGTCGGCCGTGATGGCTGCGGGCTTGCAATCCTACATCCGGCACCGGGTGGTCACCTCGAACGGCGAGACGCTGCGCGCCATCATGCAGGACGCCATGGCCGATTATGCCCGGATGGCCATGAGCATGGTCGAAAAGCGGTTGAACGTGCTCTCGTTCATCGGCACGTCGGCGCCGCTCTTCGGTATGACCGGCACCGTGACCGGCATGATCCGCTCGTTTGCCGCCATCGCCGCCGCAGGCGATGTCGATGCCACAGTGGTGGCCTCTGGCATTTCTGAGGCGCTCATCACGACGGCTGCCGGCCTGCTGATCGCCATGATGGCCGTGATCCCCCACCATTACTACATGGGGTGCTCGGAGTCCATCGAGATCGAGGCCGCCGAGGCCGGATCCGAGATTTTGGATCATGTCTCCCTGACGCACCATGTGGCTTCGCCACAGGCGTAA
- a CDS encoding tetratricopeptide repeat protein, with protein sequence MMHTKRNPLTCFAVVTLMAGASVLMLPVAARAQGRTPAAAPAAAPGERDAPPTAAMDRAAAAASGELEARRLLDLGKELLDSGERDRGLKMIETVIAQFPSSRSVFPACLALGKHYIKANEKVPEAINYLNRLRVLEPEDKLAMGEDREWFLEAMYLTGTAYFQTRQYARAFPVLRHITTKYPNTMWANQAYYYIGMCHFAQENWSKAIEALSLVGTFVDPDSPTIAFAEAGRRFYVKVEDADFPIMLKMGKKISMVLETDAGDKETIECQLLTPDAQILISSLPTAIGVPVPGDRVLQLVGGQKVTAKFIDESTRDGSGNVLRTATVRMVSTGAIDLLMGDLETRAAAAFLGQPLFIQVMDADLDTSDKAETITLSVISRYKVRSEDGAQSAFADASAMRYQTRDRVDVKLVEQGSNTVFRSGRFAGYVDIVRADESLSADQSDNQLACSVEDEVYVAYTDNLHIQGDVPRVVDAVVTVAGEINNTVESTTDVVFDPVLRAKKNLVEANAYLELARIFKSMGLMGGTIARVAEGITRVEMVITSDNRDIGEAIKQEAFKAKWELHIEAGQLVEALATCETFSRFYPDSPLVADALLGVGKIRLEEKQYTEAISVFKKITQLASASMDAKAEAQFEIAKTEEAIFQANLAKATGKTREAMLKAGDSTSIQSYMTCVQRYPKSTFAGPALGKVIDYNIAQNDLAQANSLLEQTFQDYPDASFLDAMLMKWVLVAFQTGDFVKAQEKCKKLLLEYPDSPHAETARAVLPKIEARLM encoded by the coding sequence ATGATGCACACTAAACGCAATCCACTCACCTGCTTTGCCGTTGTCACCCTGATGGCCGGGGCGAGCGTGCTGATGCTGCCCGTCGCGGCGCGTGCGCAGGGCAGGACCCCGGCGGCGGCTCCGGCGGCGGCTCCGGGCGAGCGCGACGCGCCGCCCACGGCGGCGATGGACCGGGCGGCGGCGGCGGCTTCGGGCGAACTCGAGGCGCGCCGGTTGCTGGATCTCGGCAAGGAACTGCTCGATTCGGGCGAACGCGACCGCGGACTCAAGATGATTGAGACGGTGATCGCGCAGTTCCCGTCTTCCCGCTCGGTCTTCCCGGCCTGTCTGGCGCTGGGCAAGCACTACATCAAGGCCAACGAGAAGGTTCCTGAGGCGATCAACTATCTGAACCGGCTCCGGGTGCTCGAGCCGGAAGACAAGCTCGCCATGGGCGAGGATCGCGAGTGGTTTCTGGAGGCGATGTACCTTACGGGGACGGCCTACTTCCAGACCCGGCAGTATGCCCGCGCGTTCCCCGTGCTCCGCCATATCACGACCAAGTACCCGAACACCATGTGGGCCAATCAGGCCTATTATTACATCGGCATGTGCCACTTCGCCCAGGAAAACTGGAGCAAGGCGATCGAAGCGCTCAGCCTGGTCGGAACGTTTGTGGATCCCGACAGCCCGACCATCGCCTTCGCCGAAGCCGGCCGGCGCTTCTACGTCAAGGTTGAGGATGCCGACTTCCCCATCATGCTGAAGATGGGCAAGAAGATCTCGATGGTGCTGGAGACCGATGCGGGCGACAAGGAGACCATTGAGTGCCAGCTCCTGACGCCCGATGCGCAAATTTTGATTTCCTCGCTGCCGACGGCGATCGGCGTGCCCGTGCCGGGCGACCGCGTGCTTCAACTGGTGGGCGGCCAGAAGGTGACCGCGAAGTTCATTGATGAAAGCACGCGGGACGGATCGGGCAATGTGTTGCGCACCGCCACGGTCCGCATGGTATCCACCGGAGCGATCGACCTGCTGATGGGCGATCTGGAGACGCGCGCGGCCGCCGCGTTTCTCGGCCAACCGCTCTTCATCCAGGTCATGGATGCCGATCTGGACACCAGTGACAAGGCCGAAACAATCACCCTGAGCGTGATCTCCCGCTACAAGGTCCGCTCGGAGGACGGGGCGCAGTCGGCGTTTGCCGACGCCAGCGCGATGCGCTACCAGACGCGCGACCGCGTCGATGTGAAACTCGTCGAACAGGGCTCCAACACGGTTTTCCGCAGCGGCCGGTTCGCGGGTTACGTCGACATCGTGCGCGCGGACGAATCGTTGTCGGCGGATCAGTCGGACAACCAGCTTGCCTGCTCCGTCGAAGACGAAGTGTACGTCGCCTATACCGACAATCTGCACATCCAGGGCGACGTGCCGCGTGTCGTGGATGCCGTCGTGACGGTGGCTGGCGAGATCAACAACACCGTCGAATCAACGACGGACGTGGTGTTTGATCCCGTGTTGCGGGCGAAAAAGAACCTGGTCGAGGCCAACGCCTATCTCGAACTGGCCCGCATCTTCAAAAGCATGGGGCTGATGGGCGGCACCATCGCGCGGGTCGCCGAGGGAATCACGCGTGTCGAAATGGTCATCACCAGCGACAACCGCGACATCGGCGAAGCGATCAAGCAGGAGGCGTTCAAAGCCAAGTGGGAGCTCCACATCGAGGCCGGCCAGCTTGTAGAGGCTCTGGCGACCTGCGAGACCTTCAGCAGGTTCTACCCCGACTCGCCGCTGGTCGCCGACGCGCTGCTCGGCGTGGGCAAGATCCGGCTGGAAGAAAAACAGTATACGGAAGCGATATCGGTTTTCAAGAAGATTACCCAACTGGCGAGCGCCAGCATGGACGCCAAGGCCGAGGCCCAATTCGAGATTGCCAAGACGGAAGAAGCCATCTTTCAGGCGAATCTGGCCAAGGCGACCGGCAAGACCCGCGAGGCGATGCTGAAAGCCGGCGACAGCACCTCGATCCAGTCGTACATGACGTGCGTGCAGCGGTATCCCAAAAGCACCTTTGCCGGCCCCGCACTGGGCAAGGTGATCGATTATAACATTGCCCAAAACGACCTGGCTCAGGCCAATTCGCTCCTGGAACAGACGTTTCAGGACTATCCCGACGCTTCGTTTCTCGACGCCATGCTGATGAAGTGGGTGTTGGTCGCCTTCCAGACGGGCGATTTTGTGAAAGCCCAGGAGAAGTGCAAAAAGCTCCTTCTGGAATACCCCGACAGCCCGCACGCTGAAACTGCGCGAGCGGTGTTGCCCAAGATCGAGGCGCGTTTGATGTAA
- a CDS encoding tetratricopeptide repeat protein yields the protein MRRLEKQFAIPRVGLYAGRLGVLLVCAGLSAVGVGRAQTTLDRDEVTISEADFKKLDTFEATTLSKADKVFLNKEYRSAAVEYNAFVVANPRSPAVAYALVRKGRSQMFDNKRSEAVRTFKEVVDYFPDEVLYAAAALYYQGVCHFETGNKKNAVIAWKKMVADPGYAKHVLAGPALVGIANDLYSEEKYADAVKYYDQVAVEFRSLHPESAWQAIDRASYIYIRLQTDNKKMSDFYTRAKTTRQKPEAPDETKYWQDMRVMIDRFGVFEKEEDAQRIAYYRYWSGVMEGRFLDDTEYRLVLAEFRYREEGDIDKWVARLDKQFAATYKPGLFDLVCRFMEEFGKKGQQAKIKEYYGKLNFAKMDNETIFRLMKVMVSSLKDVPMAKSAYSNIKQNLWNDKNRDDFIAWAKLVDEGMVINACQNMRAPDYGRFALLAFYHGLGKSGSSIATDPIEKGLKISEEVIKMPAYADKAQWLRAELFETNGEFAEAIECFKLSSNEPEKYFRIAELLLRLKQKEQALAELRGVEKFFESAASRAALRIAFVYQGAKEQANFIGALRDVMKKYPKSRESNTAHIHLERLKVGPGGTDDAH from the coding sequence GGACCGGGACGAGGTCACCATTTCCGAGGCCGATTTCAAGAAGCTGGACACCTTTGAGGCGACCACGTTGAGCAAGGCCGACAAGGTGTTTCTCAACAAGGAATATCGGTCGGCCGCCGTCGAGTACAATGCGTTTGTCGTCGCGAACCCCCGTTCGCCCGCTGTGGCCTACGCGCTCGTGCGCAAGGGTCGCAGCCAGATGTTTGACAACAAGCGGAGCGAGGCGGTGCGGACGTTCAAAGAGGTGGTTGATTATTTCCCGGATGAGGTGCTGTATGCCGCAGCCGCGCTGTATTATCAAGGGGTCTGTCATTTCGAGACAGGCAACAAGAAGAACGCCGTGATCGCGTGGAAGAAGATGGTGGCGGATCCCGGCTACGCGAAGCATGTCCTGGCCGGACCCGCGCTGGTCGGCATCGCGAATGATCTGTATAGCGAGGAAAAGTACGCCGACGCGGTCAAATATTATGATCAAGTCGCCGTTGAGTTCCGTTCCCTCCACCCCGAATCGGCGTGGCAGGCGATTGATCGGGCGAGTTACATCTACATCCGGCTGCAGACCGACAACAAGAAGATGAGCGATTTCTATACCCGCGCCAAGACCACGCGGCAGAAACCGGAAGCGCCGGACGAGACCAAATACTGGCAGGACATGCGCGTCATGATTGACCGGTTCGGCGTCTTTGAAAAGGAGGAGGACGCCCAGCGGATAGCGTATTACCGGTATTGGTCCGGCGTCATGGAGGGTCGGTTCCTCGACGATACCGAGTACCGTCTGGTTTTGGCCGAGTTCCGCTATCGCGAGGAGGGCGACATCGACAAGTGGGTGGCGCGCCTCGACAAGCAGTTTGCCGCGACCTACAAGCCCGGTCTTTTCGATCTCGTCTGCCGTTTCATGGAGGAGTTCGGTAAGAAAGGTCAGCAGGCGAAGATCAAGGAATACTACGGCAAACTCAACTTCGCCAAGATGGACAACGAGACGATTTTCCGGCTGATGAAGGTCATGGTGTCCTCGCTGAAAGACGTTCCGATGGCGAAGAGCGCCTACAGCAACATCAAGCAGAACCTGTGGAACGACAAAAACCGCGACGATTTCATCGCTTGGGCCAAACTGGTTGACGAGGGGATGGTCATCAACGCCTGCCAGAACATGCGGGCCCCCGATTATGGCCGTTTCGCCCTGCTGGCGTTCTACCATGGGCTGGGAAAGAGCGGGAGCAGCATCGCCACCGATCCCATCGAAAAGGGGCTCAAGATCTCCGAAGAGGTGATCAAGATGCCCGCGTATGCGGACAAGGCCCAGTGGTTGAGGGCGGAACTGTTCGAAACGAACGGGGAATTTGCCGAGGCGATCGAATGCTTCAAGCTATCCTCCAACGAGCCGGAGAAATACTTTCGGATTGCGGAGCTTCTCCTGCGTCTGAAACAGAAGGAGCAGGCGCTGGCGGAATTGCGTGGTGTCGAGAAGTTTTTTGAATCGGCGGCCTCGCGGGCGGCGCTGCGCATCGCGTTCGTCTACCAGGGCGCGAAAGAGCAGGCCAATTTCATCGGCGCTTTGAGAGATGTCATGAAGAAGTACCCGAAAAGTCGCGAGTCAAACACGGCGCATATCCATTTGGAGCGTCTGAAAGTTGGTCCAGGAGGAACAGATGATGCACACTAA